The following coding sequences are from one Anolis sagrei isolate rAnoSag1 chromosome 6, rAnoSag1.mat, whole genome shotgun sequence window:
- the NOP10 gene encoding H/ACA ribonucleoprotein complex subunit 3 translates to MFLQFYLDERGDRVYTLKKVAPDGQPTCSAHPARFSPDDKYSRHRITIKKRFGVLMTQQPRPVV, encoded by the exons ATGTTCCTGCAATTCTACTTGGATGAGCGAGGGGACAGGGTTTATACCCTCAAG AAAGTGGCTCCAGATGGCCAGCCGACATGCTCAGCCCATCCTGCCCGTTTCTCCCCGGATGACAAATATTCCCGACATCGGATCACTATCAAGAAACGCTTTGGTGTCCTGATGACCCAGCAACCTCGGCCTGTTGTGTAA